From Rhodamnia argentea isolate NSW1041297 chromosome 10, ASM2092103v1, whole genome shotgun sequence, a single genomic window includes:
- the LOC115729999 gene encoding DNA repair protein recA homolog 2, mitochondrial has translation MAFLPRPLSHSLCLRASRGFLFSSLLSSSGQSNGRNSVSRTRTRTRCLSTVVEELDFERDGLHDDVKMMERENALRHALSSLAGEFGRESMLSLRRFFSSRRQPIISTGSLKLDLALEIGGLPRGRIVEIYGKEASGKTTLALHIIKEAQKFGGYCAYFDVENALDPSLAESMGINTENLLLFRPNSAENLLSAVDTLTKSGSLDVIVIDSVAALVPQCEIDEPIGCRNKDIQSRIMTQALRKIHCSLLQSKTLIVFVNQVRSVPKFGHAFGGHRDEVTCGGNALKFYAAVRMRLVRMGLLKTDDKPTGLGVCVEVVKNKLAPTKKKAELGIMFGKGFCLESEVLELACDHGIILKEGSTYHIHGEVFCAKHEVEEYLAQNDRVLQKITMILRSHLLENEE, from the exons ATGGCGTTTCTCCCGCGTCCGCTTTCTCATTCTCTCTGCCTCCGAGCCTCTCGAGGATTCTTGTTCTCCTCCCTTTTGAGTTCCTCCGGCCAG AGCAACGGAAGGAATTCAGTTTCCAGAACAAGGACGCGCACACGTTGCCTTTCCACTGTAG TTGAAGAGTTGGATTTTGAACGCGACGGACTTCATGATGATGTGAAGAtgatggagagagaaaatgcCCTACGTCATGCTCTGTCAAGCCTTGCGGGTGAATTTGGTAGAGAATCCATGCTGTCTTTGAGGCGATTTTTCAGTTCACGGCGTCAACCAATAATATCCACTGGTTCTTTAAAGCTTGATCTAGCCCTTGAGATTGGAGGGTTACCAAGG GGTAGAATTGTTGAAATATATGGGAAAGAGGCATCTGGCAAGACAACACTTGCTCTTCACATCATTAAAGAAGCACAGAAATTTGGTG GTTATTGTGCATACTTTGATGTGGAGAATGCACTCGACCCATCACTCGCAGAATCAATGGGCATAAACACAgaaaatcttcttcttttccgtCCAAATTCTGCTGAAAATTTGCTTAGTGCAGTTGATACACTGACAAAAAGTGGGTCCCTAGATGTCATTGTCATTGATAGC GTCGCTGCCCTTGTGCCCCAATGTGAAATCGATGAACCAATAGGCTGCAGAAACAAAGACATACAATCAAGAATCATGACACAGGCTCTTAGAAAGATCCACTGTTCTCTTCTCCAGTCGAAAACTCTCATTGTTTTTGTGAATCAG GTTAGGTCAGTTCCAAAATTTGGTCACGCTTTTGGAGGACATCGAGATGAGGTTACATGCGGTGGAAATGCTTTGAAGTTCTATGCGGCTGTCCGGATGAGACTGGTCAGGATGGGATTGCTTAAAACAGACGATAAG CCAACTGGTCTTGGGGTTTGCGTGGAAGTGGTGAAAAATAAGTTGGCACCAACTAAGAAGAAAGCCGAACTAGGAATCATGTTTGGAAAGGGTTTTTGCTTGGAATCGGAGGTCTTAGAATTGGCCTGTGATCATGGGATTATCTTGAAAGAAGGATCCACATACCACATACACGGGGAGGTTTTCTGTGCTAAACATGAAGTGGAAGAATATCTGGCTCAAAATGATAGGGTCCTTCAAAAGATAACCATGATATTGAGGAGTCATCTGCTTGAAAATGAGGAGTGA